Proteins encoded in a region of the Mucispirillum schaedleri ASF457 genome:
- a CDS encoding RidA family protein, which yields MKKAVSTNKAPQAIGPYSQGVSFGDLIFTSGQIPVNPASSEIPSGIKEQTKQVLSNISAVLEAAGSSMDKVLKTTVYIKDMNDFAAMNEVYSSFFKEPFPARTTVEVSRLPKDVFVEIEAVAYK from the coding sequence ATGAAAAAGGCAGTATCTACTAATAAAGCACCGCAGGCAATAGGTCCGTATTCACAAGGTGTCTCTTTTGGAGATTTAATTTTTACATCAGGTCAAATTCCTGTAAACCCTGCATCATCTGAAATTCCATCTGGTATTAAAGAGCAGACAAAACAGGTATTATCAAATATTTCTGCAGTGCTTGAAGCCGCAGGCAGCTCTATGGATAAAGTATTAAAAACAACTGTATATATTAAAGATATGAATGATTTTGCAGCTATGAATGAAGTATATTCATCATTTTTTAAAGAGCCGTTTCCTGCCCGCACAACAGTAGAAGTATCAAGACTTCCAAAAGATGTATTTGTTGAAATAGAAGCTGTAGCTTATAAATAA
- a CDS encoding IS3 family transposase: MFKKAGSLNAVKGTESSTEKAQIITALRLYYSLDILLSVSNMKRSTYYYNVKKPAALDKYAEVKAYILEIYEKSNKTYGYPRITKALEKLGYTYDRKTVYKLMKELKISSLIRVKKRYKQGRVSHICSNKLNRAFTSEKPCLKWVTDVAEIKINNEKVYLSAIMDLYNREITAYSVSKYNNEEMVIDNLKQAIDKTKDTTGLMIHSDQGILYQANQFRKLLKENNIEQSMSRRGNCYDNAVMESFFATLKCELVYINKFKNIEQFKYELEKYIDFYNNYRIKANGLTPLQEKEIYLVA; the protein is encoded by the coding sequence ATATTTAAAAAAGCTGGAAGCCTTAATGCAGTCAAAGGAACAGAGAGTTCAACAGAAAAAGCACAAATAATAACTGCATTAAGGCTGTATTACAGTTTGGATATCCTGTTGTCTGTGAGTAATATGAAAAGAAGCACTTACTATTATAATGTTAAAAAGCCTGCTGCATTAGATAAATATGCAGAAGTCAAGGCATATATATTAGAAATATATGAAAAATCTAACAAGACTTACGGCTATCCAAGAATAACAAAGGCATTAGAGAAACTGGGTTATACTTATGACAGGAAGACAGTGTATAAATTGATGAAAGAACTAAAAATTTCATCACTAATCAGGGTTAAGAAAAGGTATAAACAAGGCAGAGTAAGTCATATATGCAGCAATAAATTAAACAGAGCCTTTACAAGTGAGAAACCATGTTTAAAATGGGTAACAGATGTGGCAGAGATAAAAATTAATAATGAAAAGGTGTATTTATCAGCAATAATGGATTTGTATAACAGAGAAATAACAGCATACAGTGTAAGCAAATATAATAATGAAGAAATGGTAATAGATAATTTAAAACAGGCAATAGATAAAACAAAAGATACAACAGGGTTAATGATACATTCAGACCAGGGTATATTATATCAGGCTAATCAATTTAGAAAGTTATTAAAGGAAAATAATATAGAGCAGAGTATGTCAAGGCGTGGCAACTGCTATGATAATGCTGTTATGGAAAGTTTCTTTGCTACTTTAAAATGTGAATTGGTTTATATTAACAAATTCAAAAATATAGAACAGTTTAAATATGAACTTGAAAAATATATTGATTTCTATAATAATTACAGAATAAAAGCTAATGGACTTACACCTTTACAGGAAAAAGAAATTTATTTAGTGGCTTAG
- a CDS encoding cytochrome c3 family protein, whose product MKKLHLIMFTAVLLLITACAEQNPNEDLYGGNPNDPGYSAGHYVFDNSSIFNGGSPATGGRLNASITNVDQTEYSSIKDNATALKYDFEDYGNRNFNLLYRWKSSIVYSDDKTKMYGPTIQAGRLPKDGAYIPKPNELVRQDTIPVVTMSGVSFPHETHRHVLAGINFMGKDGKHFVPISNCMVCHPNFDFHNYETPSAIFMQDNLTKGNKTIQGATLATNPAHEFCWNSCHTKIAEPTVAPKTTDCNSCHRIQSSGNIQYPTPTVK is encoded by the coding sequence ATGAAAAAATTGCATTTAATAATGTTTACTGCTGTGCTGCTTTTAATTACTGCTTGTGCAGAGCAAAACCCTAATGAAGATTTATATGGTGGGAACCCAAATGACCCTGGCTATTCAGCAGGTCACTATGTATTTGATAACAGCTCTATTTTTAATGGAGGTAGTCCTGCTACTGGCGGTCGTCTAAATGCAAGTATTACTAATGTAGACCAAACTGAATATAGTAGCATTAAAGATAATGCCACTGCATTAAAATATGATTTTGAAGATTATGGGAATAGAAATTTTAATTTGTTATACAGATGGAAATCTTCTATAGTTTATAGTGATGATAAAACAAAAATGTATGGCCCAACAATACAGGCTGGCAGATTACCTAAAGATGGGGCATATATTCCTAAACCTAATGAACTTGTAAGACAAGATACTATACCTGTGGTAACTATGTCAGGCGTTTCTTTCCCACATGAAACTCACCGTCATGTACTTGCTGGTATAAATTTTATGGGTAAAGATGGTAAACATTTTGTTCCTATTAGCAATTGTATGGTATGTCATCCTAACTTTGATTTTCATAATTATGAGACTCCTAGTGCAATATTTATGCAGGATAATTTGACAAAAGGTAATAAAACAATTCAAGGTGCAACTCTTGCAACTAACCCAGCTCACGAGTTTTGCTGGAACTCATGTCATACTAAAATTGCAGAGCCAACAGTGGCACCAAAAACAACAGATTGTAATTCATGCCATAGGATACAGAGTAGTGGCAATATTCAATATCCAACACCAACAGTGAAGTAA